The following nucleotide sequence is from Puniceicoccales bacterium.
ATTGCACTATAACTCGAGCCCTTGTGCAGACAATTCGTTTTTTTACGAAGCCGAATATATGGCCAAGCTTGGGAACTATAAAAAGGCAAGTGCCATATTGGTTTCTTTCGCAGGAAATAGGTTACACTATGAGGCCAAGTTAGCATTATACTTTTCCGTGCAATATGATATCAAGGATGGTCTTCAAAATTACGACAAATCAATGGCAATGCTGGAAGATATCGCCAAAAGTGAACTAAGTTCTGACCTAAAATATTTCGCCCGATTGGCCCAGGGAACCATACTGCGACTGCGCAATGACTTTCCCGGTGCACAGCTTTTATATGAGTCATTGTTGGAAAAAGTAAACGATGATAGTCCGTTGTATAACTATCTGCTATTCATGAAGGCGAAGTGCATGTTTGTCCAGTCCATTAGAAGGCGTGAACTCATCGATCAGGTTTCTCATATCCTGACACGGCTTGTCTCGACCCAACCCATCGACGAAAACCTCAGAATAGAGGTGGCCGCATTCCAAAAATTTGTCTGCGAATCGGTTGGCGATCAAAGGGGTGCTAATGATATAACTGCTTCTATTTCAGGCAAATATAATTCAGCAGAATCCGTCAATACATTGAACGAAAATGGTAAATATTGGCTAACCCGTTGTATCGGCGGTGGCGTTAATCCGCTGCCTTGATTTTTAAACCTCACATACATCGGCGCCGATGGATTTTAACTTATCATTAAAATGGTCATAGCCACGGTCCACATACCTGGTGTTCGTTATGATGGTTTCGCCTTTAGCCAATAAGCCTGCTATGTAAAGCGCTGCGCCGGCCCGGAGATCGGTTGCGGCTAGGTTATTCCCCTGTAGGTTACACCGTCCGTTTATTATTTCCGAAGTGCCATTTAATTTGATGTTCGCTTTCATTTTGACCAGTTCTGGCACATGCCCAAATCTTTCAGGATATATTTTTTCTTCTATGGTGCTTATGCCATTGGCCTGGGTCATAAGTACTGATAGTTGGGCATGAAGGTCCGTTGGGAAGCCAGGAAATGGTGATGTGGTGATATGCATACAACGTATATGCTCGGATTTCTTAACGATGGCTTTGTCATTCTCAATTTTCATATCGGCACCGGCTTCGAGCAGAGGGGTTATCAGTGAATCCGAGTGGCTTATGCCATTTACTGTTAATTCCTTAGCGCAGGCTAGTCCAAGGATTACGAATGTTCCGGCTTCTATTCTGTCGTGGCCTATGGTAAATTCACAGCCGTGCAATTTATCCACTCCTGTGATGACCAAAGTTGATGTACCCAGGCCATCTATTTTGGCTCCCATTATTGTCAAAAATTTACATAGGCTAACCACTTCAGGCTCGCAGGCTGCACCATAAATCATCGTTTGGCCCTGGGCAAGCACCGATGCCATCAACAGGTTTGCTGTGCCAGTGACCGTTGAGCCATACCTACCTGACATGTATATCTTATTACCTACCAACGCCTTTGTGGACAGATAGATGTTTTTGTTGGTGGTCAATATATTGGCCCCAAGCATTTGAAACCCTCGAAGATGTAGATCTATGGGTCTTTCGCCTATAACACAACCTCCGGGCATCGGTATGGATACTTCGCCGGTCCTGCCAAGCAATGCGCCCATCAAACACACCGAGGCACGTATTCTATTGACATAGGCAGAATCAACCATCGACCTTGGATTTCTTGCGTGGATTCGAAGCGTCTTACTAGAGATTGATTCAACACTAACCCCAAGATCTTTAATTAGATCTATCATGGAAGTGACATCACTAAGTGACGGCACGTTTTTAATAACACAAGGTTCAGCTGTCAATAAACAT
It contains:
- the murA gene encoding UDP-N-acetylglucosamine 1-carboxyvinyltransferase, translated to MDTVKISGGKLLHGSVDVSGSKNTCLPVLAACLLTAEPCVIKNVPSLSDVTSMIDLIKDLGVSVESISSKTLRIHARNPRSMVDSAYVNRIRASVCLMGALLGRTGEVSIPMPGGCVIGERPIDLHLRGFQMLGANILTTNKNIYLSTKALVGNKIYMSGRYGSTVTGTANLLMASVLAQGQTMIYGAACEPEVVSLCKFLTIMGAKIDGLGTSTLVITGVDKLHGCEFTIGHDRIEAGTFVILGLACAKELTVNGISHSDSLITPLLEAGADMKIENDKAIVKKSEHIRCMHITTSPFPGFPTDLHAQLSVLMTQANGISTIEEKIYPERFGHVPELVKMKANIKLNGTSEIINGRCNLQGNNLAATDLRAGAALYIAGLLAKGETIITNTRYVDRGYDHFNDKLKSIGADVCEV